The Gallus gallus isolate bGalGal1 chromosome 6, bGalGal1.mat.broiler.GRCg7b, whole genome shotgun sequence genomic interval GCACTCCGAAGACGTAAGCTGTGTTTGTCTGCTGGGGCAGCCGCGGTTCTGTTGGGCGGCTGCTGTCGGAGGCATTCATTCTCGGTCTTGTTCTCCACAGAGTTTAAGGAAAATGGCCATAATAACGACGCACCTGCAGTACCAGTAAGTATGGGCACCGTGCGCTCTCTGGGAACCTGAGCGGATCCTTTTGTTGCCTTTCCTTCTTTGTAATtcgtggttctgtgattctgtaaggATTTTGTGGAGGCCACCCCATGCAGGCCTGTCTGCTGCACTTCCCATAGCCGGGCACACCCTGGGGTTGGGATCGTAGAACTGTAggatcatttgagttggaagggacccttcaaggccatctgctccaactcccctgcactgaacagggacacctacagctccatcaggagcTCAGAGTCTCTCCAGCCcaaccttgggtgtctccaggtgtgggcatccaccacctctctgggcaacctgtgccactgcttcagTACCCTCCAGCCCCACCACATCCACTGATATGGACGAGGCTGTTATGGGGTGAGAGCCGTAATTTTTACTTCCTATGTGCCATGCACTGGGTCTCCTGTACCAGTGTGTGATGCTGAGAGGGAGAAAAGTGCCACTACTTTCTGCTCTGGGCATAATCAAGACACGTATGAAGGTTTTGGCCTCCTGAGCCCTCAGTCAAATCCCTTTTCATCAGTATCACACAAATGCTGTTgctgagatttttgttttttttctaatgctctttcctctccttttcttctctaggCAAGAAGCGATTCAGAAGAAGTGAGTACCCAACTGAGGAATGCCaggcagacatgggaagcagCATGTCAAGGCTGATGGGAAGGGGATGACTGATAGATAGAGTAGGGGAGGGGAGAACGCAACTGGAAATTTTTGCAGCTGCTTTTGGAACAGATGCTGGCCCAGCAGGATAACGTTTCACTGCTGTGAAGATCAGTACTGCGGAGGGCTGAGAATTTGGGTGAAGAAATGATTTATGCTAAAGCTTCCGTTTGTTTCATTAACACACACATGAGCACAAAGAGTGAGGTTTGCTTTGAGAGGATATGGAATTGGGCTGGGGAGATCCagggcttctttttttctgtaatgtcaGTGCCACAGCTGTTCTGGGTGCTTGAGTGCAGATCTGACTGAAAACCTCTTCTTATTTTGTCCTCAGCGTGGAGCAGTCATCAAACCTGCGGGACCAGCTGAGTCACTTGCTGAAATGAAGCCTAGCTGAAGGCATCGGGCATCTCCGCTGGCACTGAGCCATCCTTTTCCTCCTGGGCCCGGGGCTCAGATGTGTGTCTGGATGGTGCTGGATGCCAGCTGGGATACATGCAGAGCGCACATTCCTGAGCGTGCAGGCACCTCTCAGGTGCTCCCATCCACATCTCTGTGTTCAGAACACTCTCCCGATTCCTTACATCTAACTGGAACCTTAGCAGAAACTTCATTTCTACAACAGTTcccgtgttttttttttcttcccatgtgCAATGTGAGGTGCTCAGCCTGTGCCTCTACCTCAGCACCTGCGTTGTTCACCTGATGGCCCTGTGTTTGAAATGGTTTGTCAGCCCAGGATGTGGCATGTGCTGCCCATCCAAAGCCTTCTGTCTACAGCAGGatgatttttcttcccatctctgcTGGGCCATTAGCTGTCTCCTGTAAGATGATGGAATACTTACCTAATGATCTACAACAACTGTAGTGCTGGGATTCTTATATAGTATAAtttccccccccgccctcccagTTAAGTATGTAAAATAGAGCTGAGGATTTTACATACAGATACCTACAGCTTGATACTGGACCTTATTTAGACACAGAGATGATGGGTGCAGTTTATTTAGGGCATGTTAATCAGTGGGAGCTGTAAGTGGCTGGGTGGGTGTAGAGGTGCTTCAGTGTGGACTGAGGTGCCTGTTGCAGAGCAGAATTTGAGAAAGCACGAATCTGGGCAGGCGCTGCTGTCCCTGAGCCAGCTGGACATGGCCTGGTGAGCATCCTGCTCTGAGGTTATCTTCTTGCTAAGCCAGAATTTGGAATGTCATCTCTTTGCCAGtgcatctgtgctgcttttggcCTTCAGTTGCATTCCAGTTCTGGTTTGCTCCTCCAGTTCTTGATTAAGCAGCCTTGGTAGTGCTGTGTATCTGTCAGATTGGGAAGGTGTCCAGAGACACGGCTGGGATGTGGGCACTGAGGGGCAAAAGAATGTCAGGAGCCAGCATATTCAGTTCTGCACTTAGTGACTGGGCTCCTGCTTGCTTCTCAGGTAGTGAAACGAGGTGCAAGCTATAAATACTATGCCTCGTTTTTCTTGAGTCTCTTATCTGGAGCACTTGGAGCACACTGGAAGCACTTGTTTGCCTGAGTGTGCTTTTCATCAGCTGATAGGACAAGAGCGTGGCTCAACGCGCCACATTCCTGCAGCGTGGTTTTGCTGGTGTGCAGTGCCACGTGGCTCTGCCCTTTGCTGCTCCTCCAGAAccactgcctgcctgcctgccctcaCCTTGCAGCACCCAATCTATGTTTCTGTTGAGGTGTCCAGTGGTACTGTTAGCACTGCGTTAGCTCTGCACTGTGCCTCTGCTCAAGAGGCAAGAACACAGCCATGGAGGGCATGGAGAGCTGCAGTGATTTGCTTTGTTGTTATAAAAGCTTGGTTTTCTACACCTTAAGTCTGTCGTCTTTTCGTCACTCGTGTCTGGTAACCTTGGTAGCAGGGCTTGTACCCTGCACTGCGTGAGGTGACACCTATGGGGTGCCAGGGGATGTTTGTGCCCTGGGGGTTCCTGGTGCTTGGATCAAAGCTGCCCTTTGGCACAGTATCCCTGGAGCTTCTGGAGAATAGAACAGCTGTCCCAGCCACTACCGTGCTGTAGCTATGTGTGCTGCCAGTCACCCTGAGCAGTGTGGAACAGCATGGCGTGCTCCCTCCTGCTTCAGCTCCACGGTCTTCCTGTGGACACTCCTTGTTGCAGGAGCTCCCAtctggggggggttggagcagCGCTGGGGCATCACCCTGGGGTCTCCCTGTGTTTGGGGCAAGCAGGAGGCTGAGATGGGCCGTGCCGCGAGAGGGACACAGCTGGATGGGAATGGCCACGGGTGCCGGCAGCGAGCAGGGCTGCGTGCCAGGGTTTGAGGTCTGGTGGGAACCGACCTCGGGCGGAAGCAGAGAGCCGGGGCGGAGCGTggcccagctgcagctggaagcagtAAGGCGCAGTGCGGGGTGCTGGGCCCTGTCCCACAGGGGACCCTGGGAGACGCTGCGGAGGGAGGATTTGCTCTACAGGGATATTTCTGGCaggggtggggttggggtgttTGAACCGGGGTGTTGGCAAGGGGTGCTCTTCCCACTAGGATGTGGGTTTGGGGGGCTCCCTGGGGTTGCCAGATGGAGGCGAGGGAACTGTTCTGGTATTTTGAGGAGGGGCTTTGGGAAGGGTCTGGCGTGGGGCCCACGGCAGTGGCATTGGCaccagctctgtgcttctgttgcTGCAGTGGCTGCCCCGTGCAGGGACTGTGCCCCTCAGGACCGCATCTCCCAGGACCTGATCCACCGCGAGGTGCAGGTGAGGGTGTGAGCGGGGTGGTCGGGAAGGAGCGCTGGGCCGAAGCAGAGCCGGGACAGGGCAAAGCTTACTGTGGGATCCCGGTGAGAGTGCTAAGGGCAGCCGGCTGCTGCCAGTGGGGTTTTGGAGCAGCGTTTTGCTCATCTGCGTGATGGGGATGAGAAGGGACGAGCAGGCAAAGCTGGGGAGGGTTGGGATGGAGAGACACGTAATGTTACCCAGATTTTtagctgcagagggcactgctggcatGTGCAAGCAGCATGACCTCAGGTTTGGTGTGTGTGGAGGCACCACGGCCCAGATTGCTGCAGTTGGGTGGCCCCTGTCTTTCCTGTGCCAGGACTACTatggcagagagctgcagaagtCAGAGGACCTGAAAACCAACGCTTGCGTTACACTGACCAGGCCCGTTCCCAAGGCGGTGAGAGATGCTCTGCAGCGTGTCCACGAGGAGGTGGTGACCAGGTGAGCCCCGCACTTCCCCCCCATGCAACCTCCCATGGGCTGCACCCCGCGCTCAGCCCAAACGCCCCCAGGTACTATGGCTGTGGCCTGATCATCCCCGAGTGCCTGGAGTCCTGCCGGGTCCTGGACCTGGGCAGCGGCAGCGGC includes:
- the BORCS7 gene encoding BLOC-1-related complex subunit 7 isoform X1; amino-acid sequence: MAAGGAAEAQARFGHSVKGLLTEKVTSCGTDVIALTKQVLKGSRSAELLGQAARNMVMQEDAILHSEDVSCVCLLGQPRFCWAAAVGGIHSRSCSPQSLRKMAIITTHLQYQQEAIQKNVEQSSNLRDQLSHLLK